A part of Burkholderiales bacterium genomic DNA contains:
- the cas2e gene encoding type I-E CRISPR-associated endoribonuclease Cas2e, with the protein MSMTVVVTRNVSSRVRGLLASAMLEVAPGVYSAPRISPAVRERIWNVLADWFPNEREASIVLIWQERDVPGGQAVRTLGSPPIEFAEVDGLILARRPVQGETS; encoded by the coding sequence ATGTCCATGACCGTGGTGGTGACGCGTAACGTCTCGTCGCGCGTGCGAGGGCTCTTGGCCTCTGCGATGCTGGAGGTCGCACCCGGCGTCTATAGCGCGCCGCGCATCTCGCCGGCAGTGCGGGAGCGCATCTGGAATGTCCTGGCCGACTGGTTTCCCAATGAGCGGGAGGCCAGTATCGTCCTGATCTGGCAGGAGCGGGACGTGCCAGGCGGCCAGGCCGTGCGCACGCTGGGTTCGCCACCGATTGAATTCGCGGAAGTGGATGGACTCATCCTCGCCCGGCGGCCGGTTCAGGGCGAGACGAGCTGA
- the casA gene encoding type I-E CRISPR-associated protein Cse1/CasA has translation MYNLLSEPLIGIRTVSGTERVALPELLALLSAGNVEGYTGLRAHQADPWHVFLVQLAASIQARFPTDTLPTDPTHWRNGLLDLADGEESAWHLLVEDVTKPAFMQHPWKSWEEEAKDYGVEVKRGKVSYEPKATAPDELDVLITAKNHDLKIARIHPNWLEAWLYAIVVFQTTSGVLGRDNYGVIRMNSGAGSRTIVAWASSLNPSRRFTEEVAILAKMRQQVLEIYGFKNRAVVLTWLNHWDRDGHQYLIKDLEPWFIETARALRLQPFERGLIALGATSKARQIGPKSLENGDVGDPWMPLNTQNKKKGISALTLSKEGWTPQLLTNLLFQKGYRLTPLQEPRLGEGVAWFVASCLARSQGKTEGFHRVEIPVPPKVQMTLSHKPKRDTLGHLAEALLTDAGNVKSAFTAALTMLTEGGPGKPDFERIDKWLKQAGNDFARRWEALFFPTLWRGAEEAHETVRADWQQALVDAAQALLDEAHEQMPLPANRTWRAITQGQSVFRALLHKQRLPMPRTTRNSTQPAEEIA, from the coding sequence ATGTATAACCTTCTTTCGGAGCCGTTGATCGGCATCCGCACCGTGAGCGGTACCGAGCGCGTGGCGCTTCCGGAGCTCCTTGCCCTGTTGAGCGCCGGAAACGTCGAGGGCTACACCGGACTGCGGGCGCATCAGGCCGACCCCTGGCATGTTTTCCTGGTGCAGCTCGCGGCCAGCATCCAGGCGCGTTTTCCCACGGACACGCTGCCCACAGACCCCACCCATTGGCGCAATGGGCTCCTCGATCTTGCCGATGGAGAGGAGAGCGCCTGGCATCTCCTGGTCGAAGACGTGACAAAACCAGCTTTCATGCAACATCCGTGGAAAAGCTGGGAGGAGGAGGCCAAGGATTACGGCGTGGAGGTCAAGCGTGGCAAAGTCTCCTACGAACCCAAAGCCACAGCCCCTGACGAGCTGGATGTGCTTATCACCGCAAAGAACCATGATCTGAAAATAGCCCGGATTCATCCGAATTGGTTAGAGGCGTGGTTATATGCCATCGTTGTGTTTCAAACGACTAGCGGAGTTTTGGGGCGTGACAATTATGGGGTCATCCGCATGAATAGCGGCGCGGGTAGCCGAACAATCGTTGCTTGGGCATCCAGTTTAAATCCCTCTCGTCGCTTTACCGAGGAGGTTGCTATTCTGGCAAAGATGCGTCAGCAGGTATTGGAAATATATGGATTCAAGAACCGTGCTGTCGTCCTGACCTGGTTAAACCATTGGGACCGTGACGGCCATCAGTACCTGATTAAAGACCTGGAGCCGTGGTTCATCGAGACGGCGCGAGCGCTACGCCTGCAGCCATTTGAGCGAGGTCTCATTGCCTTGGGCGCGACCAGTAAAGCCCGGCAGATCGGCCCTAAAAGCCTAGAAAACGGCGATGTCGGCGATCCTTGGATGCCGCTCAACACCCAGAATAAGAAAAAAGGTATTTCTGCTCTCACCTTGTCAAAAGAGGGCTGGACACCGCAACTCCTCACCAATCTGCTCTTTCAAAAGGGCTATCGGCTCACGCCTCTGCAAGAGCCCAGACTTGGTGAGGGCGTGGCGTGGTTTGTCGCCAGTTGCCTTGCCCGCAGCCAAGGTAAGACGGAAGGCTTCCACCGCGTCGAAATACCTGTTCCCCCCAAGGTACAGATGACGTTGTCCCACAAACCCAAGCGTGACACCCTCGGCCATCTAGCAGAAGCGTTGCTGACCGATGCGGGAAATGTCAAAAGCGCCTTTACCGCCGCCCTGACTATGCTCACCGAAGGCGGGCCGGGAAAACCCGATTTCGAGCGCATCGATAAGTGGCTCAAGCAAGCAGGTAACGATTTCGCCCGCCGTTGGGAAGCGCTTTTCTTTCCTACCCTTTGGCGCGGTGCGGAAGAAGCGCACGAAACGGTACGCGCCGACTGGCAGCAAGCCCTCGTCGATGCCGCCCAGGCGCTGCTCGACGAAGCCCACGAACAGATGCCGCTGCCCGCCAACCGCACCTGGCGCGCGATCACGCAAGGGCAAAGCGTCTTTCGTGCGCTGCTTCACAAACAACGCCTTCCCATGCCACGGACAACCCGGAATTCCACCCAACCTGCTGAGGAGATTGCCTGA
- a CDS encoding cytochrome C, translated as MALGLACASLAAHAQQAAQDPQKQKHARILAAPCAACHGTNGNSVGGTPVLAGSDRAHFILQMKEFKSGARPATVMHQHARGYTDEEIELMADFFAAQKRGQ; from the coding sequence ATGGCCCTGGGGTTGGCCTGCGCAAGTCTGGCCGCCCATGCCCAGCAGGCCGCTCAGGACCCGCAGAAGCAAAAACACGCCCGCATCTTGGCCGCGCCCTGTGCGGCCTGCCACGGCACCAACGGCAACAGCGTCGGCGGCACCCCTGTGCTCGCCGGCTCGGACCGGGCCCACTTCATCCTGCAGATGAAGGAATTCAAGTCCGGCGCCCGTCCGGCCACGGTCATGCACCAGCACGCCCGCGGCTACACCGACGAGGAAATCGAACTGATGGCCGACTTTTTCGCGGCCCAGAAGCGCGGCCAATGA
- a CDS encoding NAD(P)/FAD-dependent oxidoreductase: MSLDRRSFLKLAAGTGLFALSPAAVHAAEALGKGKHKPRVVVIGGGYGGATCSKYLRMWSNNAVEVVMVERQKQFISCPMSNTVLGGSRTMADITHGYDALSHKWGVNRVEAEVTAIDPAKKTIRTARGELSYDRLVLAPGIDFLYNEIEGTSHELAETTIPHAWKAGPQTALLRKQLESMPDGGVYVLAIPKAPYRCPPGPYERVCQVAFYLKNHKPKSKIIVLDANPDITSKKGLFMKAWNELYPGMIDYRPNARAVRVEAANRVVHTEFDTVKGDVLNIVPPMRAGKVADLAGVVTADNRWCGVDFLSFESTAQPGIHIIGDAVSSGLPKSGHMANTQAKVAAAAIIELLAGNQPDPEPVLGNTCYSMVSDKEAMHVANVFKYDKEKKQFVAAPGGGVSDKHSETEGTYAKYWAQNIWADVLK, translated from the coding sequence ATGAGTCTCGATCGTCGTTCGTTCCTGAAACTTGCCGCAGGCACCGGCCTGTTCGCCCTCTCCCCCGCTGCCGTGCATGCCGCCGAAGCGCTGGGCAAAGGTAAGCACAAACCCCGTGTGGTGGTCATCGGCGGGGGCTACGGCGGCGCCACCTGCTCCAAATACCTGCGCATGTGGAGCAACAACGCAGTGGAAGTGGTGATGGTGGAGCGGCAGAAGCAGTTCATCTCCTGCCCCATGAGCAACACCGTGCTGGGCGGCTCCCGCACCATGGCCGACATCACCCACGGCTACGATGCCCTGTCGCACAAGTGGGGCGTCAATCGCGTCGAGGCTGAGGTCACCGCCATCGACCCGGCGAAGAAGACCATCCGCACCGCCCGCGGTGAGCTGTCCTACGACCGCCTCGTACTCGCCCCCGGCATCGATTTCCTCTACAACGAAATCGAAGGCACCTCCCACGAGCTTGCCGAGACGACGATTCCCCATGCGTGGAAGGCCGGCCCGCAGACGGCCCTGCTGCGCAAACAACTGGAATCCATGCCCGATGGAGGCGTCTATGTGCTGGCCATCCCCAAGGCACCCTACCGCTGCCCGCCGGGACCCTATGAGCGTGTCTGTCAGGTGGCCTTCTACCTCAAGAACCACAAACCCAAATCGAAGATCATCGTGCTCGATGCCAACCCGGACATCACCTCGAAAAAAGGCCTGTTCATGAAGGCCTGGAACGAGCTCTATCCGGGGATGATCGACTACCGTCCCAATGCCCGCGCGGTGCGCGTGGAGGCAGCCAACCGCGTCGTCCACACCGAATTCGATACCGTGAAGGGCGATGTGCTCAACATCGTGCCGCCCATGCGCGCCGGCAAGGTGGCCGATCTGGCGGGTGTAGTTACGGCGGACAACCGCTGGTGCGGCGTGGACTTCCTGTCCTTCGAATCCACCGCACAGCCCGGCATCCATATCATCGGCGATGCCGTCTCTTCCGGCCTGCCCAAGTCCGGCCACATGGCCAACACCCAGGCCAAGGTGGCCGCCGCCGCCATCATCGAACTTCTGGCGGGCAATCAGCCCGACCCGGAGCCGGTGCTGGGCAACACCTGCTACAGCATGGTCTCCGACAAGGAAGCCATGCACGTGGCCAACGTCTTCAAGTACGACAAGGAGAAAAAACAATTCGTCGCCGCGCCCGGTGGCGGTGTGTCCGACAAACACTCGGAGACCGAGGGCACCTACGCCAAATACTGGGCCCAGAACATCTGGGCGGACGTCCTCAAATAA
- the cas1e gene encoding type I-E CRISPR-associated endonuclease Cas1e — MNPPGLIPGRLGLAASRIPHADRHGLLYLEYGRLSVEDGTLRFVAAQSETLDAGDYAIPYQAVSMILLGPGTSLTQDVLRLCARHGVLIAAVGEGGVKSYTAPPMGQGRSDVARAHAERWADPKLRLDTARRLYAWRFGRVLPHRDLETLRGIEGARMKESYKLTAQRFGIDWQGRRYDRENPEAADLPNQAINHAATFVEAAADIAVAAVGALPPLGFIHEDSSNAFTLDIADLWRVEVTLPLAFASVQAMQKGKGDVSIEREVRKRAARLFRQEKLIPKMIDRIKELFDVHDRGGDA, encoded by the coding sequence ATGAATCCGCCTGGCCTCATCCCTGGGCGGCTCGGTTTGGCCGCCTCGCGCATTCCGCACGCAGACCGGCACGGGTTGCTGTATCTGGAATACGGCCGACTGTCGGTGGAAGATGGCACGCTGCGGTTCGTGGCGGCGCAAAGCGAGACGCTGGATGCCGGCGACTATGCAATTCCCTATCAGGCCGTGTCCATGATCCTCCTCGGTCCGGGAACGAGTCTCACCCAGGACGTGCTGCGGCTGTGCGCCCGCCACGGGGTACTGATCGCTGCCGTGGGGGAAGGCGGCGTCAAAAGTTACACCGCGCCGCCGATGGGCCAAGGCCGATCCGATGTGGCTCGGGCGCACGCCGAACGCTGGGCCGACCCAAAACTTCGGTTGGATACCGCGCGCCGTCTTTACGCGTGGCGTTTCGGCCGCGTGCTGCCCCATCGCGACCTCGAAACCCTGCGTGGCATCGAAGGCGCGCGCATGAAGGAAAGCTACAAGCTTACTGCGCAACGCTTCGGCATCGACTGGCAGGGCAGGCGCTATGATCGCGAAAACCCCGAGGCCGCCGACCTGCCCAACCAGGCCATCAACCATGCCGCCACTTTCGTCGAGGCGGCAGCCGACATCGCCGTTGCAGCAGTGGGTGCGTTACCACCCCTGGGTTTCATCCATGAGGATTCCAGCAACGCCTTCACCCTCGACATCGCCGACCTGTGGCGCGTGGAGGTGACGCTGCCACTTGCTTTTGCCAGTGTGCAGGCGATGCAAAAGGGCAAAGGTGATGTTTCGATAGAGCGCGAGGTACGTAAGCGCGCCGCCCGGCTGTTCCGGCAGGAAAAGCTCATCCCCAAGATGATCGACCGCATCAAGGAGCTCTTCGATGTCCATGACCGTGGTGGTGACGCGTAA
- the cas6e gene encoding type I-E CRISPR-associated protein Cas6/Cse3/CasE, protein MSTLHLIRLPLYPPRLIRFAFEHGIRQEDETLGYTLHAWLTALFGEAAPKPFRYFERRQEVLAYAPVDAQSLLMIAEERGSLAALAALDTENAASKPMPTQWRAGQRLHLEVLACPVSRKGEEEKDVYLRALDRQNDATPSRAEVYRQWFARQWQEAVALEQVELLGMSARARLLRRARDGGNRLLSIERPQALFAAEAVIREPTRFADYLKRGIGRHRAFGFGMVLLAPPR, encoded by the coding sequence ATGAGCACGCTCCACTTGATTCGCTTGCCGCTTTACCCTCCGCGTCTCATCCGCTTTGCCTTCGAACATGGCATCCGTCAGGAGGACGAGACGCTGGGTTACACGCTGCATGCTTGGCTCACAGCCCTCTTTGGCGAAGCGGCGCCGAAACCCTTCCGGTATTTTGAGAGAAGGCAGGAAGTGCTTGCCTACGCGCCTGTCGATGCGCAAAGTCTGCTCATGATCGCCGAAGAGCGCGGCTCGCTGGCCGCCCTTGCCGCCCTCGATACGGAAAATGCGGCGAGCAAACCGATGCCAACCCAGTGGCGAGCAGGCCAGCGGCTGCATCTGGAAGTGCTGGCCTGCCCCGTTTCACGAAAGGGTGAGGAGGAAAAAGACGTCTATCTGCGCGCCCTAGATCGGCAGAATGACGCGACGCCCTCGCGTGCCGAAGTCTATCGCCAATGGTTTGCCCGGCAGTGGCAGGAGGCGGTGGCCTTGGAGCAAGTCGAGCTTTTGGGGATGAGCGCCCGAGCCCGCCTCTTGCGCCGCGCCCGTGATGGTGGCAACCGGTTGCTTTCCATCGAGCGACCCCAGGCGCTCTTTGCCGCCGAGGCGGTCATCCGGGAACCTACGCGCTTTGCCGACTACCTTAAGCGCGGGATCGGGCGGCACCGCGCCTTTGGCTTTGGCATGGTTTTGCTGGCGCCGCCGCGATGA
- the cas7e gene encoding type I-E CRISPR-associated protein Cas7/Cse4/CasC — MFLQIHTLTAYPASLLNRDDAGLAKRIPFGNAIRLRVSSQCLKRHWREDLTARLPDIPDGYRTRSFFTRTVLPKVVAQGVDETLAAALIEPLAKAVIDGGVKEGGDLNQPILFGAREADYFAQMLVDAARQENPAKALEERLKSKDEQENLKAMSKSAAGLTAALFGRMVTSDLLARVDAPVHVAHAFTVHAANTEMDYFTVVDDLNRDDETGAAHANQTELGAGLYYAYVAVDVPLLISNLAGCEAKVWREQDPALAKRVLTTLIDTLLRQSPGAKKGSTAPYAWADFLLLEAGREQPRTLANAFLEAVPTKGTREDVRRIALARLAKYLTDLDTMYGPPGSYRGLSTVLEPVPEGLPPRTPVAQNIEAALAAVWSA, encoded by the coding sequence ATGTTCCTGCAAATCCACACCCTCACCGCCTACCCCGCGAGCCTCCTCAACCGCGACGATGCAGGGCTCGCCAAACGCATTCCCTTTGGCAACGCGATCCGGCTGCGCGTCTCCTCGCAGTGCCTCAAACGCCACTGGCGCGAAGACTTGACGGCGCGCCTCCCCGACATTCCCGACGGCTACCGCACGCGTTCGTTTTTTACCCGCACGGTGCTCCCTAAAGTCGTCGCCCAGGGGGTGGACGAGACGCTTGCCGCAGCGCTCATCGAGCCATTGGCCAAAGCGGTCATCGACGGCGGCGTCAAAGAGGGCGGCGACCTCAACCAGCCTATCCTCTTTGGGGCACGGGAGGCCGACTATTTCGCCCAGATGCTGGTCGATGCCGCCCGGCAGGAAAACCCCGCCAAGGCGCTCGAAGAACGCCTCAAATCGAAGGACGAACAAGAGAACCTCAAGGCGATGAGCAAGTCCGCCGCCGGGCTGACTGCCGCGCTTTTTGGCCGCATGGTCACCTCTGACCTGCTTGCGCGGGTGGACGCTCCGGTGCACGTGGCGCATGCGTTTACCGTGCACGCGGCCAACACCGAGATGGATTACTTCACCGTCGTCGATGATCTCAATCGCGACGACGAAACCGGTGCGGCCCACGCCAACCAGACCGAACTCGGCGCCGGGCTCTACTACGCCTATGTCGCGGTCGATGTACCGCTGCTCATCTCCAACCTCGCCGGCTGTGAGGCCAAAGTGTGGCGCGAGCAAGACCCCGCCTTGGCCAAGCGCGTATTGACCACACTCATCGACACCCTCCTGCGGCAAAGCCCAGGAGCGAAGAAGGGTAGCACCGCCCCCTATGCCTGGGCTGACTTCCTTTTGCTCGAAGCCGGGCGCGAACAGCCGAGGACGCTGGCCAATGCCTTTCTGGAAGCCGTCCCCACAAAGGGGACCAGAGAAGACGTGCGGCGCATTGCTCTTGCGCGGCTGGCGAAATACCTCACTGACCTGGATACCATGTATGGCCCGCCAGGGAGCTACCGTGGGCTTTCCACCGTGCTGGAGCCGGTTCCCGAGGGATTACCCCCGAGAACGCCCGTGGCACAGAATATCGAGGCGGCCCTTGCCGCTGTCTGGAGCGCGTAA
- the cas3 gene encoding CRISPR-associated helicase Cas3', with protein MYRPWGKFDPRNGFHPLADHCLDVAQVCRALLDMSNLARSLSSLSSACKDRLAVIAFLHDFGKCNRGFQAKADPSAKPRDTAGHVMEALGFLSVPDAWPPAWWNLMEHVADWFTDTEQAMQMLIASISHHGRPISQGDIERWLADSAYTSHLQLWQPSAGYDPLAALDHLAQGARAAFPAAFEDGIPPIDASASLQHRFAGLVMLADWIGSDTQFFPFRQSPEEDRLTLARQAAQRALAVIGLTVPEPRQPKAFSDVFPFAPTPLQEALANQLEVGEATRLLLIESDTGSGKTEAALGWWMRLYAEGKVDGLYFALPTRVAARELYTRVLQAVERAFETERRPGPVLLAAPGYVRVDGEPVLPDPSGALWDDDTEAKRRERLWSAERPKRFLAAPVAVGTIDQALLSVLQVKHSLMRSVCLDRHLLVVDEVHASDPYMRELLKGLLRGHLARGGWALLLSATLGETAAAAFFGREPVPLAAAMARPYPLISARDKTWPMPPARERTVAVELAPIMDEDEALIPRLIAALEAGARALVVCNTVRLANSLFRTVESAIAKERPQLLPALFDVNGVTCPHHGRFAREDRELLDAAVTAQLGKASPEGAKLLIGTQTLEQSLDIDADWLITDLAPMDVLIQRLGRLHRHRRDSRPGGHERPRALVRVPAKALAEYLGKDGELHGPAGLGTVYPDGRVLAATWELLSANPEIRLPQQARELIERTTHMEALEALPEVWRQHRDWLYGRQLADIVQAMRSLLEPQPFGELHYPDNGEHVLTRLGDPTYEIPLAEPLVSPFGATIRRLTIPARWLEDGAIPDTLHAVGIDGGFRFSIGNQSFRYTRFGLEKDDV; from the coding sequence ATGTACCGTCCGTGGGGGAAATTTGACCCCCGCAATGGATTCCATCCGCTCGCCGACCACTGTCTGGATGTTGCCCAGGTCTGTCGCGCGCTTCTTGACATGTCCAACCTGGCGCGGTCGCTCTCTTCGCTGTCGTCGGCATGCAAGGATCGCTTGGCCGTTATTGCATTTCTGCACGATTTCGGCAAGTGCAACCGCGGCTTTCAGGCTAAGGCCGACCCCAGCGCCAAACCGAGGGATACGGCCGGCCACGTGATGGAAGCGCTGGGGTTTCTCAGCGTTCCTGACGCCTGGCCACCTGCGTGGTGGAATCTGATGGAACACGTGGCGGATTGGTTCACTGATACAGAACAGGCCATGCAAATGCTGATTGCCAGCATCTCCCACCATGGCCGCCCAATTTCGCAAGGCGACATCGAGCGTTGGCTGGCCGATTCGGCCTACACTTCCCACCTTCAGCTCTGGCAGCCCAGCGCGGGGTACGATCCTTTGGCTGCGCTCGATCACCTCGCGCAAGGGGCCCGTGCCGCTTTCCCCGCAGCGTTCGAGGATGGTATTCCACCCATCGACGCCTCGGCTTCCCTCCAGCATCGTTTTGCCGGGCTGGTGATGCTCGCCGACTGGATCGGCTCCGACACCCAGTTCTTCCCCTTCCGGCAAAGCCCTGAGGAAGATCGCCTGACGTTGGCCCGACAAGCCGCGCAACGGGCGCTCGCTGTCATTGGCTTAACGGTGCCCGAGCCGCGGCAACCGAAAGCATTCTCCGACGTCTTCCCCTTTGCCCCCACGCCGCTTCAGGAAGCGCTGGCCAACCAACTCGAAGTGGGCGAGGCCACCCGTCTATTGCTTATCGAATCCGATACCGGCTCCGGCAAGACGGAGGCCGCGCTCGGCTGGTGGATGCGCCTGTATGCCGAAGGCAAGGTCGATGGCCTCTACTTTGCGCTGCCCACCCGCGTGGCAGCCCGCGAGCTCTATACCCGCGTCTTGCAGGCCGTGGAGCGCGCATTCGAAACAGAGCGACGGCCTGGGCCGGTGCTGCTTGCTGCACCGGGGTATGTACGTGTTGACGGCGAACCGGTCCTGCCCGACCCGAGCGGCGCCCTCTGGGATGACGATACTGAAGCGAAACGTCGCGAACGCCTCTGGTCGGCAGAGCGCCCCAAGCGCTTTCTGGCCGCGCCCGTTGCCGTGGGCACGATCGACCAGGCGCTGCTCTCCGTGCTACAGGTCAAGCACAGCCTAATGCGCTCGGTGTGTCTCGATCGGCACCTCTTGGTGGTCGATGAAGTGCACGCCTCTGACCCATACATGCGCGAGCTTCTCAAAGGGTTGCTGCGCGGCCACCTCGCTCGTGGCGGCTGGGCGTTACTTCTCTCGGCCACCCTCGGCGAGACCGCTGCTGCCGCCTTTTTCGGGCGCGAACCGGTGCCGCTCGCTGCCGCCATGGCCAGACCCTATCCGCTCATCTCGGCACGCGACAAAACCTGGCCGATGCCGCCCGCGCGCGAGCGCACCGTTGCGGTGGAGCTTGCCCCCATCATGGACGAGGATGAGGCGCTGATCCCCCGGCTCATTGCCGCGCTCGAGGCGGGTGCGAGGGCGCTCGTCGTCTGCAACACCGTACGCCTGGCAAATAGCCTGTTCCGCACGGTCGAATCCGCGATTGCCAAGGAGCGCCCGCAGCTGCTGCCCGCCCTCTTTGATGTCAATGGGGTCACCTGCCCCCATCATGGCCGCTTTGCCCGCGAGGATCGCGAACTGCTGGATGCGGCGGTCACCGCGCAACTGGGCAAAGCCTCTCCCGAAGGGGCGAAACTTTTGATCGGCACCCAGACACTGGAGCAGAGCCTCGACATCGATGCCGACTGGCTGATCACCGATCTGGCGCCCATGGATGTCCTGATCCAGAGGCTGGGACGACTGCACCGGCATCGTCGCGATAGCCGCCCCGGTGGCCATGAACGCCCGCGTGCGCTTGTGCGTGTGCCAGCGAAAGCGCTTGCGGAATATCTCGGCAAAGACGGCGAACTGCACGGTCCTGCTGGCCTGGGCACGGTCTATCCGGATGGACGAGTGCTGGCCGCCACCTGGGAATTGCTTTCCGCCAATCCAGAAATCCGCCTCCCGCAGCAGGCGCGCGAACTGATCGAGCGCACCACCCACATGGAAGCACTCGAGGCGCTGCCCGAGGTCTGGAGGCAGCATCGCGATTGGCTCTATGGCAGACAGCTCGCCGACATCGTGCAAGCGATGCGTTCCCTGCTCGAGCCGCAGCCTTTTGGCGAGCTCCACTATCCCGACAATGGCGAACACGTCCTCACCCGCTTGGGCGACCCGACGTACGAGATTCCCTTGGCTGAGCCGTTGGTTTCGCCTTTTGGCGCGACGATCCGCCGCTTGACCATCCCCGCCCGCTGGTTGGAAGACGGCGCGATTCCCGATACCCTTCATGCTGTGGGCATAGATGGAGGATTTCGCTTTTCCATTGGCAACCAATCGTTCCGCTACACCCGCTTTGGACTGGAGAAAGACGATGTATAA
- the cas5e gene encoding type I-E CRISPR-associated protein Cas5/CasD yields MDCLMLRFDAPLMSFGAVVVDQNHPIWRYPGKSMLTGLLGNALGWDHRDTDRLQGVQDRLRFAARWDAEPVPLQDFQTVDLGQEFMVGTGWTTRGKDESRRGASGTSTHIRYRDYWANGVMTVALTLTGEESPTLDEIETALRYPARPLFFGRKPCLPSVPILIGRRQAETLKAALEAEPLAEIGPRQRPRVIDALWPLDEGSGQGTQERYDRRDWRNNIHRGSERYAVGLLEVSS; encoded by the coding sequence ATGGACTGCCTGATGCTGCGTTTTGATGCGCCGCTCATGAGTTTTGGCGCGGTGGTGGTCGATCAAAACCACCCCATCTGGCGCTATCCCGGCAAGTCGATGCTCACCGGTCTGCTTGGAAATGCCCTAGGCTGGGATCACCGCGACACGGACAGGCTTCAGGGGGTTCAGGACCGGCTACGTTTTGCCGCGCGCTGGGATGCCGAGCCAGTGCCACTGCAAGACTTCCAGACCGTAGACCTTGGGCAGGAGTTCATGGTCGGAACCGGCTGGACAACGCGTGGCAAAGACGAAAGTCGACGCGGTGCATCGGGTACCAGCACCCACATCCGCTACCGCGACTACTGGGCCAACGGCGTGATGACGGTGGCCCTGACCCTAACCGGAGAGGAATCGCCCACGCTCGATGAGATCGAAACCGCGCTGCGCTATCCCGCCCGGCCGCTTTTTTTTGGCCGCAAACCCTGCCTGCCTTCCGTTCCTATCCTGATCGGGCGGCGGCAGGCAGAGACCCTCAAAGCGGCGCTTGAGGCCGAGCCACTCGCCGAGATTGGCCCGCGGCAGCGCCCTCGGGTGATCGATGCCCTCTGGCCGCTCGATGAAGGGTCGGGACAAGGAACGCAAGAGCGCTACGACCGGCGCGACTGGCGCAACAACATCCACCGAGGCTCCGAACGCTATGCGGTGGGGCTCCTGGAGGTCAGTTCATGA
- the casB gene encoding type I-E CRISPR-associated protein Cse2/CasB produces the protein MTEALSEVTDTATGSSLGARVAQMAAIIGAEHYPNGERAALRRWSLEQPIPLAFYRLWLRHLGDDLPPEFQTPAWMTIAWGLATLGKEGHDPRRPLGQALAESQFSEGRLEQLLSAPEDVRPDLFMSAVRFLAAKGERFDWRDGAAFLLTQDNEQRQRLNHRIAAAFYRHQTQN, from the coding sequence ATGACCGAAGCGCTTTCTGAAGTCACCGATACTGCGACCGGATCTTCCCTCGGCGCACGTGTCGCTCAAATGGCGGCCATCATCGGCGCCGAACATTACCCCAACGGCGAGCGTGCCGCCCTGCGCCGCTGGAGCCTGGAGCAACCGATCCCGCTCGCTTTCTATCGCCTCTGGCTGCGCCATTTGGGAGACGACCTGCCGCCCGAGTTTCAAACCCCAGCCTGGATGACGATCGCCTGGGGCTTGGCCACACTGGGCAAGGAGGGACACGATCCCCGCCGCCCCTTGGGCCAGGCCCTTGCCGAAAGCCAGTTTTCCGAAGGAAGGCTCGAGCAGCTTCTTTCTGCGCCAGAAGATGTACGACCTGATCTTTTCATGAGCGCGGTGCGTTTTCTGGCCGCCAAAGGCGAGCGCTTCGACTGGCGTGATGGCGCCGCGTTTCTTCTCACTCAAGACAACGAACAGCGTCAGCGTCTGAACCATCGCATCGCAGCCGCGTTTTACCGTCACCAGACCCAAAACTGA